From a region of the Paenibacillus lutimineralis genome:
- a CDS encoding type II toxin-antitoxin system HicA family toxin, with protein MKAYNSRKIIKLLEEDGWFLIGVHGSHHYFKHPTKTGKVTVPHPKKSFPPKTLVSILKSAGL; from the coding sequence ATGAAAGCATATAATTCAAGAAAAATCATAAAACTTCTTGAAGAGGACGGATGGTTTTTAATTGGAGTTCATGGTAGTCATCATTACTTCAAACATCCGACTAAAACCGGAAAAGTTACGGTACCGCATCCTAAGAAAAGCTTTCCTCCCAAGACACTAGTAAGTATCCTTAAATCAGCAGGGTTGTAG